Genomic segment of Streptomyces longhuiensis:
GATCTGCGCGGTCTCGCCGACGCGCGCCAGCTTGCGGAACATCAGCCGGTCAAGTCCCCAGCCCAGCACGGGGGATGCGACACAGGTGAGGAGGAGCGCGGTCGGTACGGCGGGCCAGCCGAGACCGGAGTGCAGTTCGTAGAAGGCGAGCGCGCACAGGTAGGCGGTGGCGCCGTGGGCGAAGTTGAAGAGGCCGGAGGCCGAGTAGGAAAGGACGAGGCCGGTGGCGAGGAGCGCGTACAGCGCACCTGACACGAGCCCGCTCAGCACGAAGGCCAGCAGGTCGGACATGCGGGTCGCCCCCTACTTGAACGGGATGGGCTCGTAGCACTTGAAGGGTGACGAGACGCGGTACGCGCCGTTCTTGAGCTGGACGAGTGCGCCGCAGCCGAACGACTCCTTCTGCCCCTTGGGCAGGGCGCGGTCGCCGACCATCGTGCCGGTGTCGGAGAACCCGTTCGCGGCCTTCTGGAAGGAGGCGACGGTGAGGTTCCGGCCGGCCTTCTGCGCGATGGAGAGGAACAGGTCGGCGGACATGTAGCCGGTCATCATGTGCATGTTGAGCGGCACGTCCTTCCCGCCCGACGCCTTCTTGATGTCCGCCTTGAACTGCTTCATCGCCGCCGAGCGCGTCTCGAAGGGCTCGAAGGTCAGCAGGATGTGCACCCCGTCGAGCGCTTCCTTCGTCGCGCTCTTGGCGAGCAGCCCCGGGTCGTAGTCGGTCGGGTCGGTGAGGACGCCGCGGTACCCGGAGCGCTTGGCGGCGGTGAACAGGCCGATGTTGTACGGGGTCTGCATGACGGAGACGACGATGTCGGGCGCCTTGCCGCCGTCGCTGCGCAGGATCTCCTTGGTGTACGCCGACCAGTCGCTCGGCACCGAGGTCGCGGGCACCGACGACTTGGCGAAGGTGACCTTGTATCCGGCGGACGCGAAGCTCTGCTTGTAGGTGCGGATGGCGAAGGTGCCCGCGTCGTTGTCGTTGGCGAGGATGGCGACGGTCTTGCCCTTGGCGCCGTGCGTGACCTGCTTGAGGCCCTCGGGCCAGGTCTGCGAGATGGTGCCGCCGGGCATCGGGACCATGCAGCCGCCGAAGCCGTAGATGTAGGTGGGTCCGCAGAAGGACGGGATCGTGCCCCAGCCGAACGTGGGGACCTTCTGCTTCTGGAGGAAGTCGGCGCCGGAGAAGGTGACCGAACTCATCGGCGAGATCGCGAACACCTTGTCCTGCTGGACGAGTTTGCGGGCCGCGGCGAGGTTCTTGGCCGGGTCCTGGCCGTCGTCCTCCGCGCCCAGGTAGTCGATCTTCCTGCCGTTGATCCCGCCCTCGGCGTTGGCGCGGGCGAAGCGGGCCCGCGCGCCGAGGTCGGTGTCCTTCTTGCTGTAGCCGCTGGCGGTCGTCATGGAGACGATGCCGCCGACCTTGATGGCGTCATCCGTCACTCCGCGTACCGAACTCCCCTTGCTGTCAGGGGAGTTGCCGGTTGCCGCGGAGTTGCAGGCGGTGGCGAGCAGCAGTGCCGCCACAGTGGCGGTGATGGCGCGGACAGTTCGCGACACGATGGGCCCCCTCCGTCGGGTGAGGGTGATTCTGTGTGCGACCTGATGAACCGTCAATAACTGACGCATCGGTAATTGATGAACCGTCAGAAACGGTTCGCGACCGGGTCAGGGCCTTGTGGCGGGGTTACCGTCGGGAACGTACCGGCGCGCGATCAGCCCCGGTACAGCGCCTCGACCTCCTCCGCGTACGCCGTCTCGATCGCCTTCCGCTTGAGCTTCAGGGACGGCGTGAGCAGCCCGTGTTCCTCGGTGAACTGGTAGGCCAGTATCCGGAACGTACGGATCGACTCGGCCTGCGAGACCAGGGTGTTGGCCGCCACGACGGCCCTGCGCACCTCGGTCTCCAGGTCCGGGTCGTGGACCAGCTGGGCGGGCTTCAGCGGCGGCTTGCCCCGCATGTTCAGCCAGTGCTCGACGGCCTCGGCCTCCAGCGTGACGAGCGCGGCGATGTACGGGCGGTCGTTGCCGACGACGATGCACTGGGCGATCAGCGGATGGTCGCGCACCCGCTCCTCCAGCTGCTGCGGCGACACGCTCTTGCCGCCGGAGGTCACGAGGATCTCCTTCTTGCGGCCGGTGATCGTCAGGTAGCCGTCGTCGTCGAGCGCGCCGAGGTCGCCGGTGGCCAGCCAGCCGTCGTGCAGCGTGGCGTCGGTGGCCTTCGGGTCGTTGAGGTACCCCTGGAACACATTGCCGCCGTACAGCCAGACCTCGCCGTCGTCGGCGATATGGACCGTCGTGCCGGGGATGGCCTGGCCGACCGTGCCGTAGCGGGTCTGCTCCGGCGGGTTCGCGGTCGCCGCCGCCGTGGACTCGGTGAGCCCGTAGCCCTCGTAGATCGTGACGCCGGCGCCCGCGAAGAACAGGCCCAGGCGGCGGTCCATGCCCGAGCCGCCCGACATGGCGTGCCGCACCCGGCCGCCCATCGCCTCGCGGACCTTGGAGTAGACGAGCTTGTCGAAGAGCGAGTGCTGCATGCGCAGCGACGCGGACGGCCCGGGTCCGGTGCCGAACGCCTTGGCCTCCTGCGCATCCGCGTACTTGACGGCACACTCGACGGCCTTGTCGAACGGCCCCGACTTGCCGTCCTTCTCGGCCTTGCGGCGGGCCGCGTTGAAGACCTTCTCGAAGATGTACGGCACGGCGAGGATGAACGTCGGGCGGAACGCCTGCAGGTCCGGCAGCAGGGCCGCCGCGTTGAGCTGCGGCTGGTGGCCGACCTTCACGCCGCCGCGGATCGTGGCGATCTGCACCATGCGCCCGAAGACGTGCGCGAGCGGCAGGAACAGCAGGGTCGAGGCCTCGTCGCCCCGCTTGGAGTGGAACACCGGCTCCCAGCGGCTGACCATCGTGTCCGACTCGAACATGAAGTTCGCGTGGCTGATGACGCAGCCCTTGGGGCGGCCCGTGGTGCCCGAGGTG
This window contains:
- a CDS encoding AMP-dependent synthetase/ligase, encoding MREFTNPPLASAPPVGGLADAVFDHALEDPLRVALGRKDDAGRWYDVTAAEFRDEVLGLAKGLLAQGVRFGDRVAIMSRTRYEWTLFDFALWTIGAQVVPIYPTASAEQVFWTLHDAQVSAAMVEHEDHAMTIATVIDRLPTLGRMWQLDTDPVPRLIEAGAHIDDEVVHRHRRAVTPDSIATIIYTSGTTGRPKGCVISHANFMFESDTMVSRWEPVFHSKRGDEASTLLFLPLAHVFGRMVQIATIRGGVKVGHQPQLNAAALLPDLQAFRPTFILAVPYIFEKVFNAARRKAEKDGKSGPFDKAVECAVKYADAQEAKAFGTGPGPSASLRMQHSLFDKLVYSKVREAMGGRVRHAMSGGSGMDRRLGLFFAGAGVTIYEGYGLTESTAAATANPPEQTRYGTVGQAIPGTTVHIADDGEVWLYGGNVFQGYLNDPKATDATLHDGWLATGDLGALDDDGYLTITGRKKEILVTSGGKSVSPQQLEERVRDHPLIAQCIVVGNDRPYIAALVTLEAEAVEHWLNMRGKPPLKPAQLVHDPDLETEVRRAVVAANTLVSQAESIRTFRILAYQFTEEHGLLTPSLKLKRKAIETAYAEEVEALYRG
- a CDS encoding ABC transporter substrate-binding protein; this encodes MSRTVRAITATVAALLLATACNSAATGNSPDSKGSSVRGVTDDAIKVGGIVSMTTASGYSKKDTDLGARARFARANAEGGINGRKIDYLGAEDDGQDPAKNLAAARKLVQQDKVFAISPMSSVTFSGADFLQKQKVPTFGWGTIPSFCGPTYIYGFGGCMVPMPGGTISQTWPEGLKQVTHGAKGKTVAILANDNDAGTFAIRTYKQSFASAGYKVTFAKSSVPATSVPSDWSAYTKEILRSDGGKAPDIVVSVMQTPYNIGLFTAAKRSGYRGVLTDPTDYDPGLLAKSATKEALDGVHILLTFEPFETRSAAMKQFKADIKKASGGKDVPLNMHMMTGYMSADLFLSIAQKAGRNLTVASFQKAANGFSDTGTMVGDRALPKGQKESFGCGALVQLKNGAYRVSSPFKCYEPIPFK